A region from the Halosolutus gelatinilyticus genome encodes:
- a CDS encoding alpha/beta hydrolase: MTGSGGAIDPHGDEEILIAGAPAAAANAALVLLHGRGATAQGVVNLFEPVYRHGLAVLAPRARRSRWLPNPIGAPIADNEPWLGSAVDRVGAAVETAADAGVPADRTVIVGFSQGACVAAEFALRRPRRLGGLFVLSGTIPEPSIGGRSLPQGSLSGTPVRLECGDDDPYVPIDRVRESARVFEAREADVTTRIARGAGHAVTDEGFAALGAQLETLLEGKS, translated from the coding sequence ATGACGGGTTCCGGCGGGGCGATCGATCCGCACGGTGACGAGGAAATCCTCATCGCGGGCGCGCCGGCCGCGGCCGCGAACGCCGCGCTCGTCTTGCTCCACGGACGCGGCGCAACCGCGCAGGGCGTCGTCAACCTGTTCGAACCGGTGTACCGGCACGGGCTCGCGGTCCTGGCGCCGCGGGCCCGACGGAGTCGCTGGCTGCCGAACCCGATCGGCGCTCCGATCGCCGACAACGAACCGTGGCTGGGGTCGGCCGTCGATCGGGTCGGCGCAGCCGTCGAAACGGCGGCCGACGCGGGTGTCCCCGCCGATCGAACGGTGATCGTCGGATTCTCGCAGGGAGCCTGTGTCGCGGCCGAGTTCGCCCTTCGACGGCCCCGGCGGCTGGGCGGCCTGTTCGTCCTCTCCGGGACGATCCCGGAGCCGTCGATCGGCGGACGATCGCTCCCGCAGGGATCGCTTTCCGGGACCCCGGTGCGGCTTGAGTGCGGCGACGACGATCCGTACGTGCCGATCGATCGGGTCAGAGAGAGCGCTCGCGTCTTCGAGGCCCGTGAGGCCGACGTGACGACGCGGATCGCACGGGGCGCGGGCCACGCGGTGACGGACGAGGGGTTCGCGGCGCTCGGCGCTCAGCTGGAAACGCTTCTGGAAGGCAAATCGTGA
- a CDS encoding DNA topoisomerase I, with the protein MELIITEKDNAARRIADILSGGTYDSSRENGVNVYEWGGKRCVGLSGHVVGVDFPPEYSDWRDVEPVELIGASVEKTPTQENIVATLRILARKAARATIATDYDREGELIGKEAYEIVRDVNEDVPIRRVRFSSITENEVQNAFDEPDELDFDLAAAGEARQIIDLVWGAALTRFLSLSAGQLGNDFISVGRVQSPTLKLIVDREREIEAFDPEDYWELFADLVKADADAAFEAQYFYRDEDDNEAERVWEEAIAEEVYETLAARDSATVVDVNRRTRTDTPPTPFNTTQFIRAASAIGYSAKRAMSIAEDLYTAGYITYPRTDNTVYPDDLDPEELLDDFVGHTTLGESAESLLENDDVVPTEGDEETTDHPPIHPTGEIPSRGDVSDDEWEIFELVVRRFFATVAEAAVWEHLKVVTEVDDYRLKSNGKRLVEPGYHDVYPYFNTSENFVPDVDEGEELAIDGVELEEKQTQPPRRYGQSRLIETMEDLGIGTKSTRHDILEKLYDRGYVESDPPRPTRLAMAVVEAAENYADRVVSEEMTAQLERDMDAIASGEATLDDVTEESREMLEHIFANLADSRDEIGDHLRKSLKDDKRLGPCPECGEDLLVRRSRHGSYFVGCDGYPDCENTLPLPSTGKPLILESECEKHGLNEVKMLAGRQTFVHGCPLCKAENAGEGPILGACPECGDEHDGELAVKTLQSGSRLVGCTRYPDCEYSLPLPRRGEIEVTDEYCDEHDLPELVVHSGDDPWELGCPICNYREFQARESDSGSDLEALDGVGAKTVEKLAEAGIESLDDLTESDPDAVAEDVEGVSADRIRDWQAKA; encoded by the coding sequence GTGGAGCTGATAATCACCGAGAAGGACAACGCAGCCCGTCGGATCGCCGACATCCTGAGCGGCGGCACCTACGATTCGAGCCGCGAGAACGGCGTCAACGTCTACGAGTGGGGCGGCAAGCGGTGCGTGGGGCTGTCGGGGCACGTGGTCGGCGTCGACTTCCCGCCGGAGTACTCCGACTGGCGGGACGTCGAACCCGTCGAACTGATCGGCGCGAGCGTCGAGAAGACGCCCACGCAGGAGAACATCGTCGCCACGCTGCGCATCCTCGCCCGCAAGGCCGCGCGGGCGACGATCGCGACCGACTACGACCGCGAGGGCGAACTGATCGGCAAGGAGGCCTACGAGATCGTCCGCGACGTCAACGAGGACGTCCCCATCCGCCGGGTTCGGTTCTCCTCGATCACCGAAAACGAGGTCCAGAACGCCTTCGACGAACCCGACGAGCTGGACTTCGATCTGGCCGCCGCAGGCGAGGCCCGCCAGATCATCGACCTCGTCTGGGGCGCCGCGCTGACGCGGTTTCTCTCGCTGTCGGCGGGCCAACTCGGCAACGACTTCATCTCGGTGGGCCGGGTGCAGTCGCCGACGCTCAAACTGATCGTCGATCGGGAGCGCGAGATCGAGGCGTTCGATCCGGAGGACTACTGGGAGCTCTTCGCCGACCTGGTGAAAGCCGACGCAGATGCCGCGTTCGAGGCCCAGTACTTCTACCGCGACGAGGACGACAATGAGGCCGAGCGCGTCTGGGAGGAGGCCATCGCCGAGGAGGTCTACGAGACGCTCGCGGCGAGGGACAGCGCCACGGTCGTCGACGTCAACCGGCGCACGCGCACGGACACGCCGCCGACGCCGTTCAACACGACCCAGTTCATCCGCGCGGCGAGCGCGATCGGCTACTCCGCCAAGCGCGCGATGTCGATCGCCGAAGATCTGTATACCGCGGGCTACATCACCTACCCGCGGACGGACAACACCGTCTATCCGGACGACTTAGATCCCGAGGAACTGCTCGACGACTTCGTCGGCCACACGACGCTCGGCGAGTCCGCCGAGTCGCTGCTGGAAAACGACGACGTCGTCCCCACCGAGGGCGACGAGGAGACGACCGACCACCCACCCATCCACCCCACGGGCGAGATCCCGTCCCGCGGCGACGTGAGCGACGACGAGTGGGAAATCTTCGAACTCGTCGTCCGCCGGTTCTTCGCGACCGTCGCCGAGGCCGCCGTCTGGGAGCACCTCAAGGTCGTCACCGAGGTCGACGACTACCGCCTGAAATCCAATGGCAAGCGGCTGGTCGAACCCGGCTACCACGACGTCTACCCGTACTTCAACACCAGCGAAAACTTCGTCCCCGACGTCGACGAGGGCGAGGAACTCGCGATCGACGGCGTCGAACTCGAGGAGAAACAGACCCAGCCGCCGCGCCGGTACGGCCAGTCGCGGCTCATCGAGACGATGGAGGATCTGGGAATCGGGACGAAGTCCACCCGCCACGACATCCTCGAGAAGCTGTACGATCGCGGCTACGTCGAGAGCGACCCGCCGCGACCGACGCGGCTCGCGATGGCCGTCGTCGAGGCGGCCGAGAACTACGCCGATCGCGTCGTCAGCGAGGAGATGACCGCGCAACTCGAGCGCGACATGGACGCGATCGCGAGCGGCGAGGCGACGCTGGACGACGTCACCGAGGAGTCCCGGGAGATGCTCGAGCACATCTTCGCGAACCTCGCGGACTCGCGCGACGAGATCGGCGATCACCTGCGCAAGTCGCTCAAGGACGACAAGCGCCTCGGCCCGTGTCCCGAGTGCGGCGAGGACCTCCTCGTGCGCCGGAGCCGCCACGGATCGTACTTCGTCGGCTGCGACGGCTACCCGGACTGCGAGAACACCCTCCCGCTGCCCTCGACCGGCAAGCCGCTGATCTTGGAGAGCGAGTGCGAGAAACACGGCTTAAACGAGGTCAAGATGCTCGCCGGTCGCCAGACGTTCGTCCACGGCTGTCCGCTCTGCAAGGCCGAAAACGCAGGCGAGGGGCCGATTCTGGGCGCGTGTCCCGAGTGTGGAGACGAACACGACGGCGAACTCGCGGTCAAGACCCTCCAGAGCGGCTCCCGCCTCGTCGGCTGCACCCGCTACCCCGACTGCGAGTACTCGCTGCCGCTACCCCGGCGCGGAGAGATCGAGGTCACCGACGAGTACTGCGACGAGCACGACCTGCCCGAACTCGTCGTCCACAGCGGCGACGACCCCTGGGAACTCGGCTGTCCGATCTGCAACTACCGCGAGTTCCAGGCCCGCGAGAGCGACTCGGGATCGGACCTCGAAGCGCTCGACGGCGTCGGCGCGAAGACCGTCGAGAAACTCGCCGAAGCCGGCATCGAGAGCCTCGACGACCTGACCGAGAGCGACCCCGACGCCGTTGCGGAGGACGTCGAGGGCGTCAGCGCCGATCGGATCCGGGACTGGCAGGCGAAGGCCTGA
- a CDS encoding LysE family translocator, translating into MNAIIAEESVVRGWSAGFRAGLGAMLADVLFFLLALAGVVAVIDRYPAVRPGLYLAGGLLMCYFAVGAIEEARSAASFTDGGRAGSKGFRKTFVLALTNPYQIGFWLTVGVGLLRAGSLDVFAHVPGVGELLEGALVVQTGSPALLLGFFGGIAVWIVAYPAALVAAGRRVDAFAPIVAALSAVVLAGFGLLFLVVGALGVL; encoded by the coding sequence ATGAACGCCATCATCGCCGAGGAGAGCGTCGTCCGCGGCTGGTCGGCCGGCTTCCGGGCCGGTCTCGGCGCGATGCTCGCGGACGTCCTCTTCTTCCTGCTCGCGCTGGCCGGCGTCGTCGCGGTCATCGATCGGTACCCCGCGGTCCGGCCCGGCCTCTACCTCGCCGGCGGCCTCCTCATGTGCTACTTCGCCGTCGGCGCGATCGAGGAGGCCCGATCGGCGGCCTCGTTCACGGACGGCGGCCGCGCCGGTTCGAAGGGCTTTCGCAAGACGTTCGTGCTCGCGCTGACGAACCCCTATCAGATCGGATTCTGGCTCACCGTCGGCGTCGGCCTGCTCCGGGCCGGCAGCCTCGACGTCTTCGCGCACGTGCCGGGCGTCGGCGAACTCCTCGAAGGTGCGCTCGTCGTACAGACCGGGTCGCCCGCCCTACTGCTCGGGTTCTTCGGCGGAATCGCGGTCTGGATCGTCGCCTACCCCGCCGCGCTGGTCGCCGCGGGCCGGCGGGTCGACGCCTTCGCACCGATCGTCGCCGCCCTCAGCGCCGTCGTGCTGGCCGGCTTCGGCCTGCTCTTTCTCGTCGTGGGCGCGCTCGGCGTCCTTTGA
- a CDS encoding HD domain-containing protein produces the protein MGVEIKETRVTDAEFEEMKGFVFEYLSASVEKEEEGGRMRWYPWHSAEYRHNHILNVVELAEEIAHKEGADPDVTRVAALFHDVAKLETDQELHAEAGARVAREYLTSRAEYPESFVHQVCRAVEHHSYQGNLTDLSLETQCLIEADLLDKIGANGTALMLLRMGYEARCHMDADEMVERVLERGYDAAARVQSDTAEGIAHQRLKRVKWFQEWLEDEIAAMGD, from the coding sequence GTGGGCGTCGAGATAAAAGAAACGAGGGTGACCGACGCCGAGTTCGAAGAGATGAAAGGCTTCGTCTTCGAGTACCTCTCGGCCAGCGTCGAGAAGGAGGAGGAAGGCGGCCGGATGCGCTGGTACCCGTGGCACTCGGCCGAGTACCGGCACAACCACATCCTCAACGTCGTCGAACTCGCCGAAGAGATCGCCCACAAGGAGGGCGCGGACCCGGACGTGACGCGCGTCGCCGCGCTCTTTCACGACGTGGCGAAACTCGAGACGGATCAGGAACTCCACGCGGAAGCCGGCGCTCGCGTCGCCCGGGAGTACCTGACCTCCCGCGCCGAGTACCCGGAGTCGTTCGTCCACCAGGTGTGTCGCGCCGTCGAACATCACTCTTACCAGGGCAATCTGACCGATCTGTCGCTCGAGACCCAGTGTCTCATCGAGGCCGACCTGCTCGACAAGATCGGCGCCAACGGGACCGCGCTGATGTTGCTGCGGATGGGGTACGAGGCCCGCTGCCACATGGACGCCGACGAGATGGTCGAACGCGTCCTCGAACGCGGCTACGACGCCGCCGCGCGGGTCCAAAGCGACACCGCGGAGGGCATCGCCCACCAGCGCCTGAAGCGCGTCAAGTGGTTTCAGGAGTGGCTCGAGGACGAGATCGCCGCGATGGGCGACTAG
- a CDS encoding DUF7544 domain-containing protein, whose amino-acid sequence MYASSNLGNALSVTRRYFGSLGGRGWLKLGVVVFLLGGLGLSSHLLNASLEPIWDVFDDPTGATTELALLAVGLGVVIGFAYVSAVLEFVFVDSLRTEAVRFRRDLRANCRRGCWLLLFRLSLALSAIAVVAIAVAAVVYAGDIAAPDELSAGEIAVIAFVAAAAFVGWHAVDTLTTAFVVPIMLLDDRGPIGGWRAFAGAMRSNPWGAVGFLVVAWTIGSTLWLVITGIGFVATIFGVLLFAVAALGLTAVDQSLGWVAVVALLVASLAYQYGVALAAAPVRAYVRYYALLILGDTTDALDPIPEQRAAVRADAGSVADRRDRLDRAGTARSADAGERNAIDDGTDESASWAGPRSWDGRASEEPRSRDEPTAAERRDRNDGSDSPDEASDREGASDDEQRDEGS is encoded by the coding sequence ATGTATGCCAGCAGTAATCTTGGGAACGCGCTCTCGGTCACCCGTCGCTATTTCGGGTCGCTCGGCGGTCGGGGCTGGCTCAAACTCGGGGTCGTCGTCTTCCTGCTCGGCGGACTCGGACTCTCGAGCCACCTGCTCAACGCGAGTCTCGAGCCGATCTGGGACGTGTTCGACGATCCGACCGGCGCGACGACCGAACTCGCGCTTCTGGCAGTGGGGCTCGGCGTCGTGATCGGCTTCGCGTACGTCAGTGCAGTCCTCGAGTTCGTCTTCGTCGACTCGCTGCGGACGGAGGCCGTTCGCTTCCGGCGGGACCTGCGGGCGAACTGCCGGCGCGGGTGCTGGCTCCTGTTGTTTCGCCTTTCCCTCGCGCTCAGCGCGATCGCCGTCGTCGCGATCGCCGTCGCCGCCGTCGTCTACGCGGGCGATATCGCCGCGCCCGACGAACTGTCGGCGGGCGAGATCGCCGTCATCGCGTTCGTCGCGGCCGCCGCGTTCGTCGGCTGGCACGCCGTCGACACGCTCACGACGGCGTTCGTCGTCCCGATCATGCTCCTGGACGATCGGGGCCCGATCGGCGGCTGGCGAGCGTTCGCGGGCGCGATGCGATCGAACCCGTGGGGAGCCGTCGGGTTTCTCGTCGTCGCGTGGACGATCGGGAGTACGCTCTGGCTCGTGATCACGGGTATCGGGTTCGTCGCGACTATTTTCGGTGTGTTGCTGTTCGCGGTCGCCGCGCTTGGACTGACCGCGGTCGACCAGAGCCTGGGATGGGTCGCCGTCGTCGCGCTGCTGGTCGCGTCCCTCGCCTATCAGTACGGCGTGGCGCTCGCGGCGGCGCCCGTCCGCGCCTACGTCCGCTACTACGCGCTGTTGATCCTCGGCGACACGACCGACGCCCTCGATCCCATCCCCGAACAGCGAGCGGCGGTGCGCGCTGACGCGGGGTCGGTCGCCGATCGCCGCGATCGTCTCGACCGGGCGGGGACCGCTCGATCCGCCGACGCCGGCGAACGGAACGCGATCGACGACGGCACCGACGAGTCCGCCTCGTGGGCCGGGCCGCGTAGCTGGGACGGACGCGCGTCGGAGGAACCGCGGAGCCGGGACGAACCGACGGCGGCGGAGCGTCGCGATCGGAACGACGGTTCGGACTCCCCCGATGAGGCGTCCGATCGCGAGGGGGCGTCGGACGACGAGCAGCGGGACGAGGGCTCGTAG
- a CDS encoding cobalamin B12-binding domain-containing protein — protein MSSEQEQESIRCLVAKVGLDGHDRGAHVIARAFRDAGFEVIYSGLHKAPEEIVQAAVQEDVDVLGISILSGAHDTLVPKIMDGLAEYGAEEDTLVLVGGVIPEEDRDELRAQGVAEIFGPGTSIEETIEFVRENAPER, from the coding sequence ATGAGCAGCGAACAGGAGCAGGAGTCGATCCGGTGTCTCGTCGCGAAGGTCGGGCTCGACGGTCACGATCGCGGTGCGCACGTCATCGCTCGCGCGTTCCGCGACGCCGGCTTCGAGGTCATCTACTCCGGTCTGCACAAGGCGCCGGAAGAGATCGTCCAGGCCGCCGTCCAGGAGGACGTCGACGTCCTCGGGATCTCCATCCTCTCGGGCGCACACGATACGCTCGTTCCGAAGATCATGGACGGACTGGCGGAGTACGGCGCCGAGGAGGACACGCTCGTGCTCGTCGGCGGCGTGATCCCCGAGGAAGACCGGGACGAACTCAGGGCCCAGGGCGTGGCCGAGATCTTCGGCCCCGGAACGTCGATCGAGGAGACGATCGAGTTCGTCCGCGAGAACGCGCCCGAGCGATGA
- a CDS encoding VOC family protein → MTQLTDSPGIHHVTGLADDPQTNVDWYAGTVGLRFCKRTVNFEDILGYHLYYGDAIGSPGTVVTFFPTAAADPGRVGSPQPTALAFAVPEGSLGYWTDRLETRGIDVAERSRFDERTLSFADPDGTPIELVAVAADSEPRGTEPWIDGPIPESAAVRGIRGVTLDSVNPYATAATLETLGFDRGGQEGHRVRYRASGDRATTVDVLDRPPEFGREGPGTFHHVAVRAPDVEELYDWHDLFRERDYDVSRVKDRHFFHSLYVREPGGILFELATETPGLATAEDESGAPVAGESLYLPPRFDADRSLIESQLPELRLPDDAGANDAGLDDESTREGE, encoded by the coding sequence GTGACCCAGTTGACGGATTCGCCCGGCATCCACCACGTAACCGGGCTCGCCGACGATCCGCAGACGAACGTGGACTGGTACGCCGGAACCGTCGGGCTGCGGTTTTGCAAACGGACCGTGAACTTCGAGGACATCCTCGGCTACCACCTCTACTACGGCGACGCGATCGGCTCCCCGGGAACGGTCGTCACCTTCTTCCCGACTGCGGCGGCCGATCCGGGACGCGTCGGCTCGCCGCAGCCGACGGCGCTCGCGTTCGCCGTTCCCGAGGGGAGTCTCGGATACTGGACCGATCGGCTGGAAACGCGTGGAATCGACGTCGCCGAGAGGAGCCGATTCGACGAGCGCACGCTCTCGTTTGCGGACCCGGACGGGACGCCGATCGAACTCGTCGCGGTCGCGGCCGATTCCGAACCCCGCGGAACGGAGCCTTGGATCGACGGCCCCATTCCGGAGTCGGCAGCAGTACGGGGCATTCGGGGCGTCACGCTCGACTCCGTGAACCCGTACGCGACGGCCGCGACGCTCGAAACGCTCGGCTTCGATCGGGGCGGCCAGGAAGGCCATCGGGTCCGCTACCGCGCGAGCGGCGATCGGGCGACGACCGTCGACGTCCTCGATCGCCCGCCCGAGTTCGGCAGGGAGGGACCGGGGACGTTCCACCACGTCGCCGTCCGCGCGCCGGACGTCGAGGAACTGTACGACTGGCACGATCTGTTCCGGGAGCGCGACTACGACGTTTCCCGGGTGAAAGATCGCCACTTCTTCCACTCGCTGTACGTTCGCGAACCCGGCGGGATCCTGTTCGAACTGGCGACGGAGACGCCGGGGCTGGCGACCGCCGAAGACGAGAGCGGCGCGCCGGTGGCGGGCGAGTCGCTGTACCTGCCACCGCGGTTCGACGCGGACCGATCGCTGATCGAGAGCCAACTGCCCGAACTCCGCCTCCCGGACGACGCCGGAGCAAACGACGCGGGGCTGGACGACGAATCGACTCGCGAGGGCGAATGA
- a CDS encoding alpha/beta fold hydrolase, which produces MEARTVLGAAIGTVGAAVLGNRLLKRRASEFENPLPGIERTYRWRGIEVTYTVAGDPADPDVLLCHGIHAGASSHEFEPIVEQLSENYRVFAVDLPGFGRSERPPLIYSPTLYAEFIRDFAADVTDEPIVVATSLTGAFAADAAGETETEHLVLICPTDETTTERPWLRTLVRTPIVGTTLFNLLASKPSIRYFYDRDGYYDADRISEEEVEYAWKSAHQPGARYAPASFTAGTLDPDFDLQTELAALDVPVTLVWGRDAELVPLREGRDLAEAADLELVVIDYSTMLPHAEHPDKFVEYLSAELPRAER; this is translated from the coding sequence ATGGAAGCCCGCACCGTCCTCGGCGCCGCGATCGGAACCGTCGGCGCAGCGGTCCTCGGGAATCGCCTCCTCAAACGGCGCGCGAGCGAGTTCGAGAACCCGCTACCGGGCATCGAACGGACCTACCGCTGGCGCGGGATCGAGGTGACCTACACCGTCGCCGGCGATCCCGCCGATCCGGACGTGTTGCTCTGTCACGGCATCCACGCGGGCGCGAGCAGCCACGAGTTCGAGCCGATCGTCGAGCAGCTGTCCGAGAACTACCGCGTCTTCGCGGTCGACCTCCCCGGATTCGGCCGCTCGGAGCGGCCGCCGTTAATCTACTCGCCGACCCTCTACGCCGAGTTCATCCGGGACTTCGCGGCCGACGTCACCGACGAGCCGATCGTGGTCGCCACTTCGTTGACCGGCGCGTTCGCGGCCGACGCCGCCGGCGAGACCGAAACGGAGCACCTCGTGTTGATCTGCCCGACCGACGAGACGACGACCGAGCGGCCGTGGCTCCGGACGCTCGTCCGGACGCCGATCGTCGGCACGACGCTGTTCAACCTCCTCGCGAGCAAGCCGTCGATCCGCTACTTCTACGATCGGGACGGCTACTACGACGCCGATCGGATCAGCGAAGAGGAGGTTGAGTACGCCTGGAAGAGCGCCCACCAGCCGGGCGCCCGCTACGCCCCCGCCTCCTTCACCGCGGGGACGCTCGACCCCGACTTCGACCTCCAGACCGAACTCGCGGCGCTCGACGTTCCGGTGACGCTCGTCTGGGGTCGCGACGCCGAACTCGTCCCGCTCCGCGAGGGGCGCGACCTCGCCGAGGCCGCCGACCTCGAACTGGTCGTCATCGACTACTCGACCATGCTTCCCCACGCCGAACACCCTGACAAGTTCGTCGAGTACCTGAGCGCCGAACTGCCGCGCGCGGAGCGGTAG
- the meaB gene encoding methylmalonyl Co-A mutase-associated GTPase MeaB, translating to MNADDESLLEALLEGEHRALARVISKIENRSPGYRDLVSELYAHTGEADVIGVTGSPGAGKSTLVDKLAEAYRDGGETVGIIAIDPSSPFTGGAVLGDRIRMASTVGDMDVFVRSMSARGTLGGLSTATADAVKAMDAFGKDKIIIETVGAGQNEIDVVRTADTVAVLVPPGSGDDVQTLKAGILEIADVFVVNKADRPGADRTVQELRDMIHLGEAGGMGGGGHHGADAMGAGGGGRGNRGDGTDGSGGAGSAEPERWSPPIVETVATTGDGVGEFIDELAGHQQYLVDSGASTEKARRRYAEEIRTLLREDVHALLETELERAGGIDELADAVREGETDPYTIASDLLAPVEECLGELETTGADPE from the coding sequence ATGAACGCGGACGACGAATCGTTGCTCGAGGCTCTGCTCGAGGGAGAGCACCGGGCGCTCGCCCGCGTCATCTCGAAGATCGAGAACCGATCGCCCGGCTACCGGGACCTCGTTTCGGAACTGTACGCGCACACCGGCGAAGCGGACGTGATCGGCGTCACCGGCTCTCCGGGCGCCGGGAAGTCGACGCTGGTCGACAAACTCGCCGAGGCCTACCGCGACGGCGGCGAGACGGTCGGCATCATCGCGATCGATCCCTCCTCGCCGTTCACCGGGGGCGCAGTGCTCGGCGATCGCATCCGGATGGCCTCGACGGTCGGCGATATGGACGTCTTCGTCCGGTCGATGAGCGCCCGGGGCACGCTGGGGGGACTCTCGACCGCGACGGCGGACGCCGTGAAGGCGATGGACGCCTTCGGCAAGGATAAGATCATCATCGAGACCGTCGGCGCCGGCCAGAACGAGATCGACGTCGTTCGCACGGCCGACACCGTGGCCGTGCTCGTGCCGCCCGGGTCGGGCGACGACGTCCAGACCCTGAAAGCCGGCATCCTCGAGATCGCGGACGTCTTCGTCGTCAACAAGGCCGATCGGCCGGGCGCCGATCGGACCGTCCAGGAGCTTCGCGATATGATCCACCTCGGCGAAGCGGGTGGAATGGGCGGCGGCGGACACCACGGCGCCGACGCGATGGGCGCCGGCGGTGGCGGCCGGGGTAACCGCGGAGACGGGACAGACGGAAGCGGGGGTGCCGGAAGCGCCGAACCCGAACGGTGGAGCCCGCCGATCGTCGAGACCGTCGCGACCACGGGCGACGGCGTCGGCGAGTTCATCGACGAACTCGCCGGCCACCAGCAGTACCTGGTCGACTCCGGGGCGAGCACCGAGAAGGCCCGCCGGCGCTACGCCGAGGAGATCCGGACGCTCCTGCGCGAGGACGTCCACGCGCTGCTCGAGACCGAACTCGAACGGGCGGGCGGGATCGACGAGCTCGCGGACGCCGTTCGCGAGGGGGAGACGGATCCGTACACGATCGCGAGCGACCTCCTCGCGCCGGTCGAGGAGTGCCTCGGCGAACTGGAGACGACCGGCGCCGATCCCGAGTAG
- a CDS encoding Zn-ribbon domain-containing OB-fold protein: protein MSDTEDGVQDAGFDEWLDAAEDGEAYYLECSNEHGSLPPRRVCPDCGATDLADVPLPETGEIEAFTVTYVPTPAFEADAPFATAIANFGPVRLTGQVVGVDLEEVKSGLEVEIEVSVSETTGERVLAFSPK from the coding sequence ATGAGCGACACCGAAGACGGCGTCCAGGACGCGGGCTTCGACGAGTGGCTCGACGCCGCCGAGGACGGCGAGGCGTACTACCTCGAGTGTTCGAACGAACACGGCTCGCTGCCGCCGCGGCGGGTCTGCCCCGACTGCGGCGCGACGGATCTCGCGGACGTGCCTCTCCCCGAGACGGGCGAGATCGAGGCCTTCACGGTCACGTACGTGCCGACGCCCGCGTTCGAGGCGGACGCGCCGTTCGCGACCGCGATCGCGAACTTCGGGCCCGTGCGACTCACCGGCCAGGTCGTCGGCGTCGACCTCGAGGAGGTAAAATCCGGTCTCGAAGTCGAGATCGAGGTCTCCGTCTCGGAGACGACCGGCGAACGCGTGCTCGCGTTCTCGCCGAAGTAA